In the Gemmatimonadota bacterium genome, CGTAGCTCCGCGTGATGCGCGCCTCGACCTCGCGGGGCACGGATGGGTGCACGGTGAGCAGGGTCAGAGCCTCGTCGGCGAACGGGAGGCCGATCGCGGGCGCGTCCTTGTGCGCATCGGCGAGGGCGAGCAGCAGCGGGATGCGTGCGGCCCCTGTCGCGGTCGCGAGGCGTTGGGCGAGCGCCGCCGTGTCGGGCACCGGGATGGCGCCGGGCTTCGCTGACTGTGCCGTGAGCGGCGCGGCGCCACCGAGCCAGAGGCTCGCGAAGAGCACGGCGAACACGGCACGGGACACGCGCGCGAGTGCCGTGGCTCGCCAGCCGATCGGTCGGGGGTCGTGGTGGTCCCGGCGCATGTCGGACATCCCGGTGAGTGAGGCGCCCGAGAGCTCGGGCGCTGCCTCATCTATATGACGGTCCGTCGTGACTTCCTACCGGGAGAACCCTCACGGTTCGGTGGTGAAGTGCTGACCCGCGCGCATTAAGTGTCGGTGAACGGTATTGCCCGCGCGCGTCTCGCCGCCGACATTCGCCCCATGCGCCCTCAACGTCTCTTCCTCCTGGCGAGCATGCTCGCCACGGCGTGCGATCGGGCCGCCCCGCCCACGCGCACCGTCGCACCCGAGATCCGTGACGCGGCCGCCTACGAGGCCGTCCCCACCATCGCGCTCGAACCGGACGCGCCGCTCTGCGCCGATCCACTGGCATGCCTCACCCCGCCGCGCGCGGACGCCGTCGTCGGCGACGACGGCGACGTGCTGCTCCTCATGGCGAGCGGTCGTCGCGCCGAGGTCGGCCGCGTGCTCGCCGGCACCGACTCCGCGGTGCGGGTCGGACGCGAAGGCAGCGGACCGGGCGAGTACCGCATCCCGGGGCTGCTCGGGTTCTCGCCCACCGGCGACGCCCTGATCCTCGACATCGCTGCCCGTCGCACGCTGCGCTACTCGCGCGATGGTGCCACCGCCTCCACCGCGCTCGTCACCCTCCCGCCCGCGCCGTTGGGCGGGTTCGGCTTCGTTCGCGGCGAACTGCGTATCCTCTCGACGGACGTCCCGAAGACGCCCGGCGATTCACTCCCGGTGCACGTCTTCGCACTCGACAGCGCTGCGCCGAGCGCGCGCCAGTTGCACACCCTTGCCCTGCGCCAGCCGGCCTACGCGCTCATGGCGATGCGGCAGCCACCCGGACTCTTCACGCCCGCGGACTGGTTCGCGCTGCGGCAGGACGGGTCGGTGGTGTTCGCGTACGGCGGCGAGCTCGTCGTCGAGCTCTACGACTCCGCGGGCGCGCTCGTGCGGCGCATCGGTTTCGCGCTCGTGCCGCGCGAACCGCTGGAGCGCGACATCGCGGAGGCGAGCGCGTCACGACTCCGCGGCTTCCCGCCGGGGGCGATGCGCGACGCCGCGGCGCGCCAGCTCACGCAGGGCATGGCCACGCGGATGCCGCTCGTCACGGCGCTCGTGACCATGCGCGACGGTGAGATCTGGCTCCGTGGCACACCGGACCAGCTGGGGGAGCAGGTGGAGTGGCTGGTCCTCTCGGCGGCGGGTGAGCCGCGCTTCCGCGTGCGACTCCCCGTGGACGATGCGGTGCTCGGGAAGCACGCGGGGCGCTACCTCGTCACGCGGCAGGACGGGGAGGGGAGCCGGTACTGGTGGGTGCGGCCGCCTACGGGCGCGCCCCGGTGATGAGCGCGACCAGCTTCGCCTCGAGCGTCTCCACATCCCACGGCTTGCCGAGGAACGCCGCGTTCGGATCGTCCCCCATCGACTGTTCGATCGTCTCCGCCGAATAGCCGGAGACGAGCAGCACGGGCGTGCGCACGCCCTGCGCGCGGAGCGTGCGCAGCAGGTCGAGGCCGCTCGCGCCGGGAAGCGTGACGTCGCTGACGATGGCGACGTACCGCTCGACCCCCGCGAGCCAGGGCAGGGCATCCTCGACGGACGCGACGGCGCGGACCTTCGCGCCGAAGGAGAGGAGGATCCGCTCCGTCGCGAAGCGCACCAACGGTTCGTCCTCGATCAGCAGGAGGTGATGGCCGTCGATCGCCGGCAGAGGCGTCCGCGTCGGTGTCGAGCGCCGTGCGGTGGGCGTGGCGGTCGCGACGTCGAGGTCCTCGCTCGGCGTCGGGAACCACAGCTCGGCGCGCGTGCCGGTCCCCGGGGTGCTGGAGAGCACGAAGCGGCCGTCGTGTCGTGCCATCGTGTCCCGCACGATGGCGAGCCCGAGGCCCGTGCCGAGGTGCGCGGGCTTGGTCGTGAAGAAGGGCTCACTCGCCCTGGCGAGGACCTCGGGCGACATCCCCGGCCCGTCATCGGTGACCGTCAGCAGGGTCCACGCCCGTCCCTCGTCGCGACGCATCTCGATCGCGAGACGGACGGTACCCGCGTCACCGAGCGCGTCGCGCGCATTGACGATGAGGTTGAACAGCGCCTGCTCCACGGCATCACGATCCACGCGGAGCCGTGCGGTCGTCGCGCGATCGGCCTTGAGCGCGATACCCGACGGCAGGACGCGGCGCATCAGGTCGGCGGTGTCGTCGAGGAGCGGCGCGATCGGTTGGAGGACGGGGTCGTGGACGTCGCGCCCCGAGATCGCGAGCAGTCGTCGCGTGAGCCGCGCGCCGCGCGCCGTCGCCTCGTCGATCGCGCCGATCGCCGAGGCATCGCCGACGGGTCGCAGCGCGGCCGCGCTCGCGCGCACGATCGTGAGCAGGTTGTTGAGGTCGTGCGCGACCCCGTTCGCGAGGCGCGAGGCGAGGTCGAGCTTGTCGGCGCGGCGCGCCACCGCGGCATCCGCCTCACGCGCGGTGACGTCCTCGAGGACCAGCACCGCGTCCTCGGGACCACCCGCGGGCACGAGATGCGCGCGCACGACGCGCGCCGTGCCGTCCGGCAGGTGCCACGGCCAGCGGAGGTCGCGGCGCGGGGCGCCCTCGGCGAGCGAGCGCTCGAGCGCGGCCCGGTCCGCAGGGTCGGCGAGGCGCGTGCGCCAGTCGGCGGTGGCTGCCGCGCCGGTGGTGGTACCGCTGCCGGCGAGCGCGACGAACTGCGCGTTGGCGTCGAGCACGCGGCCGTCACGCGCAAGATGCGCGATCCCCACCGGCGCCGCCGTGAGCAGGGCGCGCGAGCGCGCTTCCTGCCGCGCGACCTGCGTGTGCGCGGCGTCGAGCTCGAACGCCATCCGCACCACCGCCCACGTCGCCAACGGCGCGACGATCGCCGGGATGATCGCCGCCGGGATGAAGTACGCCGCGCGATCCGACGGCTGGCCGTTGAAGACGAGGTACGCGACGACCGTCAGCGCGAGCGAGAGCGCGACGGAGAAACCCGTGATGAGCAGAAGCGTCCGGAGGCGGCCGAGCTTGACGAGCGTGTGGTGCCAGGAGCGGTGCGGGTCGTGCATGTGGACCGGTGGGGGGATGCGCGAACAGGAATATGCCCATCCTGGTCAGGCGAGCAAGAGCGCCGGTCCCGCGAACCCTTCACCGCACCACGGCACGCCTCGCGCGCCACTGCGCCGGCGTCATCACCACGCGGAATCCGATGTGCGAAGCCCCGGTGTCCGGCGCGCCCGTCCCGCGCGCACTCACGCGATAGCCGCGGCAGTACACATCATTGCAGAGGAACGAGCCGCCACGGATCACGCGCATCGGCTCGCCCTCCGTGCGCGGGTCGAGTCCCGTCGCCGGACCGGTCGGGTCGTGCACCGGGGCCTCGTGCGCGCGGCGTGCGTACGTGTCGGGCCGATAGTGATCCGCCGTCCACTGCCAGACGTTCCCCGCCATGTCGTGCAACCCGTAGCCGTTCGGCGGGAACGATCCCACCGCGACCGGCTCCGCGGGATGCAGCGGGAAGGTCCCGCCATAGATGTGCGCCTGCGGATGCTCGGCGTCGTGCGCGCCGTCGCCCCACGCATGCGCCTGACGCTCGTGGCCGCCGCGCGCGGCGTACTCCCACTCCGCTTCGGTCGGCAAGCGTCCGCCCGCCCATCGCGCATAGGCGACCGCGTCCTCCCAGGCCACGTGCACCACCGGGAGGTCGGCCTTTCCGGCGAGGTCGGTGCCCGGCCCGCCGGGATGACGCCAGTTCGCGCCAGGGACCCAGCGCCACCAGCGGCTCACGTCGCGCAGGTCCACCTCGCCCGACGTCGGCGTGAACACCAGGGACCCCGGCACGAGGAGGTCGGCCGCGGGTGGCGGCGTCCCCGGCGGCATCCCGCGCATCAGCTCCTCGAGCGCGGGCGCGCGCTCGGCGACCGTCACGTGCCCCGTCGCGTCGACGAAGCGCGCGAAGGCGGCGTTCGTGACGGTGTGGACGTCCATGTAGAACCCGCTCACCGCGACGGCATGCACCGGTCGCTCATGCGGCAGTGCGAACGGCCCGTCGTCGCCCATCGAGAAGGTGCCGCCGGGGATCCAGACCATGCCGTCTGGCGCCGGACCCGGCGCGGGCACCGCGGGCACCGCGCGCGCCGCGCTCGCGCCGTCCCGAGCACCGCAGGCGGCGAGCGCGGCGAACCACGAGACCGCGAGCGCACGACGGATCGAATGGCGTGGGGGCACGTCGGGAATCTAGCGTCGGCCCTCGGCGGGAGATAACGTTGCCGCCGTGACCGCTCCCCTCGACCGTCCGCGTCGCGCGCCGTTGGCGCGTGCGCTCGTCGCACTCCTCGCCGCGACGGCGATCGCCTGCGCGCCCGCGGCGCCGGCGCGCCCCAACATCGTCTTCGTCCTCGTCGATGACCTGCGTTGGGACGACTTCGGTGCCGCCGGTCATCCGTTCGCCGAGACGCCCAACATCGACCGCCTCGCCGCCGAGGGGGCGCGCTTCCTCAACGCCTTCGCGAGCACGCCGCTCTGTTCGCCGAGTCGTGCGAGCATCCTCACCGGCCAGTACGTGCGGACCAACGGGATCACCGACAACACCGCGCGCGACTCGGCGAGCCATCGGCTCGCGACCTTCGCGATCCCGCTCGAGGCCGCCGGCTATCGCACCGGGTTCTTCGGCAAGTGGCACATGGGGAACGACGATTCCCCGCGGCCGGGCTGGACGCGATGGGTCGCGATGCGCGGGCAGGGAGAGGCGGTCGATCCGTCGCTGAACTTCGACGGTACGCGGCGCGTGGTCGAGGGCTACGTGACCGACGTGCTCACCGACCAGGTGGTCGGGTTCCTCCGCGACTCGAGCGCGGCGCCGTTCATGGTCTTCCTCGCGCACAAGGCGCTGCACCCGAACATCGTGCAGCGCAACGACGGCACGCGCGGGACGATGGCGACGGGGCAGCCGGAGGGCTTCGTGCCGGCGCCGCGCCACGCGGGGCGGTACGCGACCGCCGTCGTGCCGCGGCGCGAGAACGCGCGTCGCGCGCCGGAACGGAAGCCGGCGCTGCAGCGTGCGATCCCCGGACTGCCGCCCCTCTCGCCCGAGACCGGCACCAGCGATGCCGACGTCCGCGCACGCCTCGAGATGCTCCTCGGCGTCGACGAGTCCCTCGGCCGCATCGTCGCGACCCTCGACTCGCTCGGCCAGCTCGACAACACGATCATCGTCCTCACGAGCGATCACGGCTACTTCTACGGCGAGCACGGCCTCGACCAGGAGCGACGGCTCGCCTACGAGGAGTCGGCGCGGATCCCGCTCATCGTGCGCTACCCGCGCGTCGCGCGGCCGGCCACGACGCCCGCGCAGATGGTGCAGACGATCGACTTCGCCTCGACGCTCCTCGCGCTCGCGGGCGTGCCCGACACCGTGCCGCGACAGGGCGTGTCGCTCGTGCCGGTGCTCGACGGCAGCGCGACCACCTGGCGGCGCTCGGTCCTCCTCGAGTACTACACCGACATCGTCTTCCCGCGGACGCTCACCATGGGCTACGACGCGGTGCGCACCGAGCGATACACCTACATCGCGTATCGCGAGCTGCAGGGGATGGACGAGCTGTACGATGTCGTGAGCGACCCGTTCCAGATGGACAACCTGATCGGCACGCCGAAGGGGGATTCGATCCTCCCGACGGTGCGCGGCGAGCTGGAGCGACTGCAGCGCGAGGCATTGCCGGCGCGGCGCTGACGCTCAGGCGAGTAGGAGCGCCGCCTTCGTGTACGCATCCTCCGTCCAGTCGATCATCCCGTGCACGTCGCGCGCCGGCACCTCGAGCGCGCGCAGCAGCACCGCCGCCGGCTGCGGCGGACGCCCCTCGACCGGCAAGCCCACGTCGAGCTGCCAGCACATCGCCTCGGCCGCCGCGATCACCGTCGCGAGTCGCGCGACCTCCGGCGGCGCCTCCTGCGGATGGTTGTGATGGTAGACCGCGTCGGCGATGAACTCCGGCAGCGCCCACCGCCCGATGAGGAGGCTCGCGACCGCGCCATGGTCGATGCCGAGGTGCTCCTCCTCGATCGGACCGATCGGCGCGTCGTGATCGGCGCGCGCGTCGAGCAGTTCCGAGAACTCGTCGGGGAAGTACTGATCCACGACGAGCAGGCCGACGTCGTGCAGGAGGCCCACGAGGTACGCGTCCTCGGGGCGGATCTCGCGGGAATCACCCACCGCGGCCCAGAGCCGGCGCGCGAGCGCGGCGACCGTCACGGAGTGCGACCAGAACTCCTCGTGGTCGAATCGCGCGCGCCCGTTCCCGAAGGCCTTCACCACGGCGAGCACCGTGCAGACCGCGCGCACCTGGTTGAGGCCCATGCGCGCGATCGCGCCGCTGACCGTCGAGATGGGCGCCCCGGCGCGCCCGAACGCGCCCGAGTTGGAGAGCCGCAGCAGCCGCGTGGTCAGCGCGGGGTCCTGTTCGATGAGGTGCGCCACGCGCGACACCCCCGCGTGCGGGTCGTCGAGCACGCGGTGCAGCTGCAGGACGATCGTCGGCAGCGTGGGGAGGTCGTCCCCTCGGCTGATGATCTGTTGCAGGCGCGGGAAGATGTAGGGCACGGCGGCTCGAAAGGGGATGGGTGTCCCCTTCAGTATCGACGCCGCAGGCGGGGGGCTTGAGGTGAGGGGTCAGCAGCGCGACACGCGCGACGGCGTGGAGGACCCGACGCCGATGCCATCCTGGATGCTCACGCTGACCCCGACCGACTCCCGGTAGGTGACCACCTGCCGTACCGGGCGGCCCTTGAGGCGCGCCGGCGCGAAGCGCAGGTCAGGCGCCATCGCGAGCACGGCGGCGCCGAAGGCGCTGTTGTTCGTCGAGACGAGGACCGCCGTGCCCGGTTCCGGCACCCCGGCCGCGTCCACGACGAAACGGGTCTCCGCGCGGAAGCACGAGTTGGCCCGGATCTCCCCTTCGGCCGGCTCCCAATCGAGCCGCGCCCTGTTCCGCACTTCGCGCGCCTCGCGATCGACCTGGCACGCCAGATAGACCAGCGGCGTGCCCTCGGCCTCGACCGGGAGGGGCGGGCAGACGCCGCGCCGCTCCTCGGGCATGGGCGTCACCACGCTGGGGGCGAGCACGCCGACCTCGGCGAGCACGTAGGAGCTGGACCGCGTGGCCCCATTGGCGGCGAGTTCGTAGATGTAGGGCAGGACGAGCAGGGAACAGCGCGGCTGCCCGCCGAACTGCGCCGGCTCGAACCGCATCTGCGCGTAGGCCTCGCGCAATGCCGTGTCGAACGGCTCCGCCGACGCATACAGCGTCGAGGTCAAGGTCGGGTCGACGAGGCCGTCGGGCCGCACGACGAGCGCGACGACGACCCCGCCCTCCCGGCCGTTCTCGCGCTCCGTCGCGGGATAGCGGGGAGCGCCACTCGTCCGCGCCAGTTGCGCGAACCGGACGTTCCGCCGGTTCGCGTCCACGTGCTCGACCAGCGAGTCCACCGCGTTGAGCGGGACGGCGAAGGTCCGGTCGAGATCGGATGTGGGGCGGAGCGAGTCGAGCGGCGCGACCGCCTCGGCCATCCCGAGCGTGCTGAAGGCGACGACGTAGCGACCGGCCGGCGGTGCCGCGAACTCGAACGTGCCGTCCTCGCGCGTGAAGGTGGTCGCGATGAGCGTGCCGTCGGTGCGGCGGAGCGCCGCGTCCACGCAGGCGAGGGGTCGGGTGGAGTTGGCCAGCACGGCGCGGCCGGAGATGAGGCCTTGGGCGGGCAGGTCCGGGGCGAGCGCGACCAGCGATGCGCAGAGCGCGGCGCGGAGCAGGTGGGAGGGGCGCGAGCGGCGCGAGGTGGGCGATGGCATCGGTGCTCCTGGACCGGTCACGGAAGACCTCCGAGGGTGGGGACCGCCCCGCGTCGGGACCGCGACCGGGCGCGCGTCCACCCGTACAGTCCGAGCCCGATGGCGAGAACGAGTGAGACGGCGGCGGCAGACGCGGCGGCGATCACGAAGCGCGGGACGGCGGACGACACGAACGGCAGGATGCGCTCGGGTGCCAGGAGCAGCCCGACCGTACCGACCCAGAAGTACGCGACCGGCACGAGCCGGAGCCCGTGGGAGATCGGGCCGCGGCGGACCACCTGCTCGGTTCCGGTCGCCTGCTGCGCGCGATCCCACGCGACGAGTGCCTCCACGGAGTCGTCTTGCCCGGCGCCGGACGACGCATCGCGAGGGCTGCTCCTCCCGATGGCGCGTCGGTCGGCGCGCAACTGTCCGGCGCGGACCCAGGCGCCGCATGCCATCACCGCGAGCGACGCGAGGACGACGGCGACGCTCATCCCGCGCGCGTCGCGGTCGAAGCGGAGCCACGCGGCCCACGTGTAGCCCACGAGGAGGCCGAGCGCGAAGAGGATCCGAGGGAGGGAGACCACGCGTTCCGTTCGGTTCGTGGGATTGGGATCGGGGAGTGGTGGGTCGATCCGGCGCGCGGCGTAACGATACCGCCTGATCACGGCGACGCTAGACGGCATTGCGACCGCGAGATGCCTATAACGAAACGTGAGAGCCATGTACCGCGCCGATGCATTCCCGGTGTGTGCTGGGATGCCTTACCGCAGCCCTAACCTCATGTCAGGCAACATGTTGTAGCGCGTGGTGGCGCCATCGTCACCGCGGTATGTCCATTGCTCTTGGAAGGGGTCAACGGGGCACCGATCCCCATGGTCCAGCCCGGAGGACGACCCTCGTCCGCCGGCACACTTCGAGGAGGCAGTCCATGTCCGCCAAGCGATTCCTTTCCCTCTGCGCGCTCGCCGTCGCCACGGCGGCCTGCGACAGCGCCACCGCGCCTGGCGCCAAGAGCGTCAGCCTCTCCTTCGCCGGCGCGCGTTTCGCGGGCGTCGCGGCCGGCTTCCGGTCCTCGGCGACGATGGCCAACGCCGTGGGCGATTCGCTCATGGTCACGGCCGGCAGCGACACGCTCGTGATCACCCGCGTCGAGGTGGTCGCGCGCGAGATCGAGCTGCGCCGCGCAGGCGTGAGCGGGTGCGACTCGACGCTCTCGTCCGACAGCTGCGAGTACTTCAGCGCCTCCGCGCGCCTCGTCGTGCTGCCGTTGACCGACGTCGCGTCGCAGGTGCTCGAGGTGGACGTGGCCGCCGGCACCTATTCGTCGATGCGGATGAAGGTCCACAAGGTGAGCGATGACGCGGGCGACGCCGCCTTCCTCGTCGCGAACCCCAACTGGCCGACGGGCGAGAGCATCCGCGTGACCGGCTTCTACAACGGCACGCCGTTCACCTACCTCTCGGACGTGAACTTCCACGCCGAGGAGTCGCTGTCGCCGCCGCTCGTGGTGGACGGCGTCACGCCGACGAACCTGACGGTGCGGATCGACATCGCGAGCTGGTTCCGCAACGGCGCTGCCGGCCCGCTGATCAATCCGGCGACGGCGGGGAGCGGTGGCGGGAACAAGAGCACCGTGGAGAACAACATCCAGAACTCGGTGCGGGCGTTCGAGGACCGGGATCGCGACGGGGACGAGCGGGACGGCTGAGCGCGCGCGGGTCAGCCCGGCTGGAACTCGGAGGCGCTCGCGGGGAAGAGTCCCGCGAGCGCCTTCGGCAATTCCGCGGCGGTGATCTCCCGGCGATCGAGGCAGAGCCGGCCGCTCGCGTCGATGGCGAGCGTGTGGTCGTCGCCGTCGTCGGGATGCGGCCGGAGATGCTCCCCCTGCGGCGGCTCGGCGTCGACGCCCGCGGAGAGGGCCGGCGTGACGATCATGAAGATGCAGAGGAGCACGAGCATCACGTCGATCATCGGCGTGACGTTGGGGACGGGCGCGACGGTGTGGCGGGAGTCGGCATGCATGATCGCCTCGGGGCCTGGGTGGTGGCCGCACGTTGGCGACGGTCGCTGAGGCTGGTATGGCGATCGGGTTAGGGGACCATGAGGGGCGCGTGACGTCTCGCTGAAGCCGGGCGGTCTTCCGCACGGTGCTCAGCTGGCGCGCGGCGGCTCCTTCGCCCGGCTCTCGAGGAGCTTCGCGACGAACTCCTGGCCCTGCGTGACCTGCTCCACCTGCGTGCTCATCCGGGTCAACATCTCCTCGAGGAGCTGGACGCGTTGCTCGAGCTGCCGCTCGGCGCGGGCCTCGAGCGCCTGACGTTCCCGCAACCGCACGAATCGCCAGCCGATCCAGAGCGCGACCGCGCCGATGAGGTACGGCAGGAACGTCAGCACGAGCATGAAGAAGCCCTCGATCCCGCTCAAACCGAACATCGGCGTCCTCCGAGGCGTGAAGGTGTGTCGCGCGGCCAAAATCCAGGCGATCGCTGAAGCGAGAGGTAGCGGTGCGCGATTCAAAACCTACGGTGCTCAGATCAATACCTGCGATGCGCGAGTCGAGCCCCCTTGATGCACGATCGCAACACTAGAGGTGCGCGATCGAATACCTGCGGTGCACGACCCGATACCTACAGGTGCACGACCCGATACCTACAGGTGCACGACCCGATACCTACAGGTGCACGACCCGATACCTACAGGTGCACGACGCGATACCTGCGGTGCGCGACGCGATACCTCGGGGTGCACGACGCGATACCTCGGGGTGCACGACGCGATACCTCGGGGTGCACGACGCGATACCTCGGGGTGCACGACGCGATACCTCGGGGTGCACGACGCGATACCTCGGGGTGCACGACGCGATACCTCGGGGTGCACGACACGATACCTGCGGGGCACGACGCGATACCTCGGGGTGCACGACGCGATACCTCGGGGTGCACGACACGATACCTGCGGTGCACGACGCGATACCTCGGGGTGCACGACGCGGTACCTCGGGGTGCACGACGCGATACCTCGGGGTGCACGACACGATACCTGCGGTGCACGACGCGATACCTCGGGGTGCACGACACGATACCTGCGGTGCACGACGCGATACCTCGGGGTGCACGACACGATACCTGCGGTGCACGACGCGATACCTCGGGGTGCACGACGCGATACCTCGGGGTGCACGACGCGATACCTCGGGGTGCACGACGCGATACCTGCTGGTGCACGCATCGGAACCTGCGGTGTTCGACCGATACCGCAGGCGGGGGAGGTGGCCTCCGAGCCAGCCCGCGCGCGCACCCTACTTGCGCAGCGCCCGCACCACAAGGAACGCCGCCACACCCCCCACGACCAGCAGCGGAACGAGCCCGACGAACTTCAACACCACGCCGAGCACGAGCAACCCGCCCGCCCCCTGCACCCAGCCGATCACCTGGCCCTTCGTCGCCGCGTTCTCGAGGTCGGTCCGCGTGTAGAGCTGCAGGTCGGTCTTCGTCATGGCTGGCTGCTCGCTGAAAGGGTCCGCCGGGTCGGGCTGGGTGCCTGGGTCAACTACGCCCGGCCGCCGCCGCGGGGTTTCGGCCCCGTTCCACCGCGTCCACCGCGATCACCCCGGTGTCCTGCGCGCCGTAGCCGCGCGCGATGAGCGCATCCATCCGCGCCATCATCCCCGGCAGCATCGCCAGCGGCAGGTCGCCGGCCGCCTCGATCATCAGGCGCACATCCTTCCGGGCCATCGTCAGCTCGAAGGACGCGGTGAAGTCGCCGGCGCCCATCTTCTTCCCGCGGCCCTGGATGATCCCGGCCGGGTTGAAGAAGTCGAGCACCTTGAGCGCGTCGGGGGCCGGGACGCCGTTCCCCGCGGCCACCGAGAAGACGTCGGCGATCAACCCGGCGAGGCCGAGCAGGAGGCCGTTGCCGACGAGCTTGTAGACCGCCGCGAGGTCGGGGCGCGCGCCGAGATAGCGCACGGTCTCGGCCTGCCGCTCGAGCGCCGGACGCACCCGCTCGAAGGTCTCCTCCGGCCCCGACACCATGATGATCCCCTTCGACTCGCGGGCCGCCGCCGGGCCGATGAAGACCGGGCAGTGCAGGTATGCGATGCCCTCGGCCTGCAGCGCCGCCGCGCGCGCGGCCGTGAGCGCCGGCAGCGTGGTCGAGTGGTCGACCAGCACCGCGCCAGCGGCGAGCCCGGGCCGCAGCGCCCCGATCACGTCAGCGACCACCGCGTCGTCGGGGAGCACGAGGTGCACGCGCTCGGCCCCCGTCACCGCCTCCGCGGGAGAAGCGCACGCGATGGCGCCGAACGCGGTCAGGGCCTGCGCCTTCGACGCCGTCCGGTTCCAGACGCGCACGGTGTCGCCGCGCGCGCACGCCGCCTCGACGAAGCCCGCGCCCAGCAATCCCGTCCCGATGAATGCGATCGTGCTCATGTCACTGCGCTCCGCTAGAGATAGCCGTGGGTCAGCATTCGCACCCCGGCCTTGGGATAGTACGCCTCGCTCGGCAGCTCCCATCCGAGCGTGTCCGCGAGGCGGTCGTAGATGTTGAAGAGGAACGCGACGTTCATCGCGTCGTTGATCGCCGCCTTGCTCACGCCGTGCGCCAGGACCGCGCGCACGTCATCCGCCGTGAGCGCCTCGTGATCGAGCGTGCACTTCGCGAGGAGCCCCAGCGTCGCCCGGAGCGGCTCGCCGATCGGGGCTGTCCGGTAGTCCGCGAGGATCGGGCCCATCGTCCCCTTGCCCAGCGCCGTCTCCGCGACCGCGGAGTGGGCGTTGGTTCAGAAGACGCATTGGTTCATCCTGGAGACGAAGGCCGCGAAGATCTCGCGTTCCCCCACGCTCCACT is a window encoding:
- a CDS encoding formylglycine-generating enzyme family protein, with product MPPRHSIRRALAVSWFAALAACGARDGASAARAVPAVPAPGPAPDGMVWIPGGTFSMGDDGPFALPHERPVHAVAVSGFYMDVHTVTNAAFARFVDATGHVTVAERAPALEELMRGMPPGTPPPAADLLVPGSLVFTPTSGEVDLRDVSRWWRWVPGANWRHPGGPGTDLAGKADLPVVHVAWEDAVAYARWAGGRLPTEAEWEYAARGGHERQAHAWGDGAHDAEHPQAHIYGGTFPLHPAEPVAVGSFPPNGYGLHDMAGNVWQWTADHYRPDTYARRAHEAPVHDPTGPATGLDPRTEGEPMRVIRGGSFLCNDVYCRGYRVSARGTGAPDTGASHIGFRVVMTPAQWRARRAVVR
- a CDS encoding HDOD domain-containing protein, giving the protein MPYIFPRLQQIISRGDDLPTLPTIVLQLHRVLDDPHAGVSRVAHLIEQDPALTTRLLRLSNSGAFGRAGAPISTVSGAIARMGLNQVRAVCTVLAVVKAFGNGRARFDHEEFWSHSVTVAALARRLWAAVGDSREIRPEDAYLVGLLHDVGLLVVDQYFPDEFSELLDARADHDAPIGPIEEEHLGIDHGAVASLLIGRWALPEFIADAVYHHNHPQEAPPEVARLATVIAAAEAMCWQLDVGLPVEGRPPQPAAVLLRALEVPARDVHGMIDWTEDAYTKAALLLA
- a CDS encoding NAD(P)-dependent oxidoreductase — protein: MSTIAFIGTGLLGAGFVEAACARGDTVRVWNRTASKAQALTAFGAIACASPAEAVTGAERVHLVLPDDAVVADVIGALRPGLAAGAVLVDHSTTLPALTAARAAALQAEGIAYLHCPVFIGPAAARESKGIIMVSGPEETFERVRPALERQAETVRYLGARPDLAAVYKLVGNGLLLGLAGLIADVFSVAAGNGVPAPDALKVLDFFNPAGIIQGRGKKMGAGDFTASFELTMARKDVRLMIEAAGDLPLAMLPGMMARMDALIARGYGAQDTGVIAVDAVERGRNPAAAAGRS
- a CDS encoding energy transducer TonB; this encodes MPSPTSRRSRPSHLLRAALCASLVALAPDLPAQGLISGRAVLANSTRPLACVDAALRRTDGTLIATTFTREDGTFEFAAPPAGRYVVAFSTLGMAEAVAPLDSLRPTSDLDRTFAVPLNAVDSLVEHVDANRRNVRFAQLARTSGAPRYPATERENGREGGVVVALVVRPDGLVDPTLTSTLYASAEPFDTALREAYAQMRFEPAQFGGQPRCSLLVLPYIYELAANGATRSSSYVLAEVGVLAPSVVTPMPEERRGVCPPLPVEAEGTPLVYLACQVDREAREVRNRARLDWEPAEGEIRANSCFRAETRFVVDAAGVPEPGTAVLVSTNNSAFGAAVLAMAPDLRFAPARLKGRPVRQVVTYRESVGVSVSIQDGIGVGSSTPSRVSRC
- a CDS encoding sulfatase-like hydrolase/transferase, coding for MTAPLDRPRRAPLARALVALLAATAIACAPAAPARPNIVFVLVDDLRWDDFGAAGHPFAETPNIDRLAAEGARFLNAFASTPLCSPSRASILTGQYVRTNGITDNTARDSASHRLATFAIPLEAAGYRTGFFGKWHMGNDDSPRPGWTRWVAMRGQGEAVDPSLNFDGTRRVVEGYVTDVLTDQVVGFLRDSSAAPFMVFLAHKALHPNIVQRNDGTRGTMATGQPEGFVPAPRHAGRYATAVVPRRENARRAPERKPALQRAIPGLPPLSPETGTSDADVRARLEMLLGVDESLGRIVATLDSLGQLDNTIIVLTSDHGYFYGEHGLDQERRLAYEESARIPLIVRYPRVARPATTPAQMVQTIDFASTLLALAGVPDTVPRQGVSLVPVLDGSATTWRRSVLLEYYTDIVFPRTLTMGYDAVRTERYTYIAYRELQGMDELYDVVSDPFQMDNLIGTPKGDSILPTVRGELERLQREALPARR
- a CDS encoding biopolymer transporter ExbD, with the protein product MHADSRHTVAPVPNVTPMIDVMLVLLCIFMIVTPALSAGVDAEPPQGEHLRPHPDDGDDHTLAIDASGRLCLDRREITAAELPKALAGLFPASASEFQPG
- a CDS encoding response regulator translates to MHDPHRSWHHTLVKLGRLRTLLLITGFSVALSLALTVVAYLVFNGQPSDRAAYFIPAAIIPAIVAPLATWAVVRMAFELDAAHTQVARQEARSRALLTAAPVGIAHLARDGRVLDANAQFVALAGSGTTTGAAATADWRTRLADPADRAALERSLAEGAPRRDLRWPWHLPDGTARVVRAHLVPAGGPEDAVLVLEDVTAREADAAVARRADKLDLASRLANGVAHDLNNLLTIVRASAAALRPVGDASAIGAIDEATARGARLTRRLLAISGRDVHDPVLQPIAPLLDDTADLMRRVLPSGIALKADRATTARLRVDRDAVEQALFNLIVNARDALGDAGTVRLAIEMRRDEGRAWTLLTVTDDGPGMSPEVLARASEPFFTTKPAHLGTGLGLAIVRDTMARHDGRFVLSSTPGTGTRAELWFPTPSEDLDVATATPTARRSTPTRTPLPAIDGHHLLLIEDEPLVRFATERILLSFGAKVRAVASVEDALPWLAGVERYVAIVSDVTLPGASGLDLLRTLRAQGVRTPVLLVSGYSAETIEQSMGDDPNAAFLGKPWDVETLEAKLVALITGARP